One genomic window of Corynebacterium pseudotuberculosis includes the following:
- a CDS encoding lysophospholipid acyltransferase family protein, whose product MNTGWEKRGICWVPKGLQKVPRHPESREWFYGRIVARLVKGLLRAQAIELTVEGSENVPAQGSALLAINHTGYYDFIFSGAAANLRGGRLTRFMAKKEIFDVPVVGKLVRLMKHIPVNRAAGAGALDAAIKHLQQGQLVGIFPEGTISRSLEIKELKSGAVRIAQQANAPLIPVAVWGSQRVWTKGLKRDIGRSHIPVWIWIGPPVSLEGTVEEATQRLREAMIELLDGARAEYEKAYGPFAGGEPWRPASLGGSAPTVEEAARIDAEQRRIRAEKKAKKQK is encoded by the coding sequence ATGAACACTGGATGGGAAAAGCGGGGCATTTGCTGGGTGCCAAAGGGCTTGCAAAAGGTCCCAAGGCATCCAGAAAGCCGAGAGTGGTTTTATGGCCGGATCGTAGCAAGGCTTGTAAAAGGTCTTCTCCGTGCTCAGGCTATAGAGCTCACGGTAGAGGGATCGGAAAATGTTCCTGCTCAGGGTTCGGCGCTGCTAGCGATTAATCACACAGGCTATTACGACTTCATTTTTAGCGGCGCTGCGGCCAACCTTCGCGGTGGGCGATTGACCCGATTCATGGCTAAGAAGGAAATCTTCGATGTACCTGTAGTGGGCAAGCTTGTGCGGCTTATGAAGCACATCCCGGTTAATCGGGCTGCTGGTGCGGGGGCTCTTGATGCGGCGATTAAGCATCTCCAACAAGGGCAGCTCGTGGGGATTTTCCCAGAGGGAACAATTTCCCGAAGCCTTGAGATCAAAGAGCTCAAGAGCGGTGCTGTGCGCATTGCTCAGCAAGCGAACGCTCCTCTCATTCCCGTCGCGGTCTGGGGTAGCCAACGCGTGTGGACTAAAGGGCTGAAGCGTGACATCGGGCGTAGCCACATACCCGTGTGGATTTGGATCGGGCCGCCGGTGTCTCTCGAAGGTACCGTGGAAGAAGCCACTCAGCGCCTCCGCGAGGCAATGATAGAGCTTCTCGACGGAGCACGTGCGGAGTATGAAAAGGCCTACGGTCCCTTTGCTGGCGGCGAGCCGTGGCGGCCTGCCTCGCTGGGAGGTTCTGCGCCTACCGTGGAAGAAGCCGCACGTATTGATGCAGAACAGCGGCGTATTCGCGCGGAGAAGAAAGCTAAGAAACAGAAATAA